One segment of Argiope bruennichi chromosome 11, qqArgBrue1.1, whole genome shotgun sequence DNA contains the following:
- the LOC129956615 gene encoding proteoglycan 4-like: MSTPTKVSGNMSFPATALLVSPPKTIALPSVVLSPRSPNGSNVGPPLPLSPDKMCMGNNLSAHDHVRPSSRNSDPSTALNCPDPSQCDTKVLTDSSTSCSGLVTVETKPGSAVCERTRSKLAAKKQIEARASPVLKPQAVPPASQKNSTCVSLKLPLGSPLATDECADLVAAPVSESLPLGTSTTAGNLPHVVPCPEEKSDKDACLEAHPAAPQCPDELPNFSLGSLGLPNRSSEGSPVMAQSPPTTLEDQLFLSPSPEKQDVQEVVTLSDSPLAKVPDLPSEWTKMFLGLLSGPPPAKAFASLPPVAKSTCKYCELVLSSPVSLKLHLEEVHPIRSPTKSAAPEVPTRSNPAMRLLPQFVYPPELASSPAKPKRPATSTSNQSVSKSGSLSYAAATSRKLPANPPPRPAFQCPRCLAFFSMRSAYVLHKCPKSPAASSAPGDTSSRFCCDCKILFVNKKALREHNYNIHNPLRPAQPSVPVAKAAPPTQQPKTADRSNSSSCVRNLSGALGVSTPSTPNKAISI, encoded by the exons ATGTCTACACCGACTAAGGTCTCGGGAAATATGTCTTTCCCTGCTACTGCCTTGCTCGTAAGTCCCCCAAAAACTATTGCTCTTCCGAGTGTTGTGCTTTCCCCGCGGTCGCCCAATGGTTCTAATGTGGGTCCGCCACTGCCCCTTTCGCCGGACAAAATGTGCATGGGCAACAATCTTTCTGCTCACGATCATGTGCGGCCTTCTTCTCGTAACTCCGATCCCAGTACAGCCCTGAATTGCCCGGATCCCTCCCAGTGCGATACAAAAGTTCTCACCGATAGTTCTACGTCGTGCTCGGGTCTGGTTACAGTTGAAACAAAACCTGGCTCCGCTGTGTGCGAGAGGACCCGATCAAAATTAGCAGCGAAGAAGCAAATTGAAGCCAGAGCTTCGCCTGTTTTGAAACCTCAAGCTGTGCCACCTGCTTCCCAGAAGAACTCGACGTGTGTTTCCCTGAAACTGCCGTTGGGATCCCCTCTTGCCACTGATGAGTGTGCTGACTTGGTCGCAGCCCCTGTGTCAGAATCTCTTCCGCTTGGAACGTCCACTACAGCTGGGAACCTCCCCCACGTTGTACCCTGTCCAGAGGAGAAGTCGGACAAAGATGCCTGCCTCGAAGCTCACCCTGCCGCTCCTCAGTGCCCGGATGAGCTCCCTAACTTTTCTCTGGGTTCGCTTGGTCTGCCTAATCGCTCATCTGAGGGTTCTCCCGTCATGGCCCAATCTCCTCCAACAACTCTGGAAGACCAGCTGTTTCTGTCCCCATCTCCTGAAAAACAAGATGTTCAGGAGGTGGTCACCTTAAGTGACAGTCCGCTGGCCAAGGTCCCTGACCTTCCCTCGGAATGGACGAAAATGTTCTTGGGCTTGTTAAGTGGGCCCCCTCCTGCCAAGGCGTTTGCATCCCTGCCTCCTGTAGCCAAGTCTACTTGTAAATACTGCGAATTGGTACTCTCCTCCCCTGTATCACTCAAATTGCATCTTGAGGAGGTACACCCTATCCGCAGCCCAACGAAATCGGCTGCTCCAGAAGTGCCCACTAGATCCAATCCGGCTATGAGGTTGTTGCCTCAGTTTGTCT ATCCCCCTGAACTGGCCTCTTCTCCAGCAAAGCCGAAACGCCCTGCAACCTCCACCTCCAACCAGTCGGTCTCCAAAAGCGGGTCTCTCTCGTACGCGGCTGCTACTTCACGGAAACTACCGGCCAACCCTCCTCCAAGGCCAGCATTCCAGTGTCCGCGCTGCCTTGCCTTTTTCAGCATGAGGTCGGCCTACGTTCTTCACAAGTGCCCTAAGTCGCCGGCTGCTTCCTCTGCACCGGGAGATACCTCTTCGCGCTTTTGCTGCGATTGCAAAATCCTCTTCGTTAACAAGAAAGCGCTCCGGGAGCACAATTACAACATCCACAATCCATTGAGGCCCGCCCAGCCTAGTGTCCCTGTTGCGAAAGCTGCTCCCCCAACGCAGCAGCCGAAGACCGCTGATAGAAGCAACTCCTCTTCCTGCGTGAGGAATTTGAGTGGTGCTCTCGGAGTGTCTACTCCATCAACTCCAAACAAAGCAATTTCAATCTAA
- the LOC129956616 gene encoding uncharacterized protein LOC129956616, whose translation MLLMPITYGNRQNSDDPPCISFLNSTIKVVSSFRYLGVIWDSKLTFTEHFRHVRRKSDLLMYKLNTVANRFFSRHHHLHRRIYTGAFEPYALFGPLIKILKAFRTTSTHALQVLAGILPLRLRAKELFANFLMKVQKIQVKFDDTNLDPELYEPTFNPYDQHPCEWFTFPFQKNPPSGDGIEIFTDGSKIGDRVGSAIACYYFALASPKRKSGMLKQLADKIKSVNSHRRLSFHWVKAHIGVEGNEVADKQAKYGTEKNSIDSHVPRSHGTLKADIRRCILAEWQNEWAYSSKGPQTHKYFPNVSTKRKSFHPFLILFLSGHGRFPYYFNKFGITNDPLCDCGKVGTPDHYIYECIHTQSLRQKIKNAQDKDHLIKDPHNLHIIHQIIAWINNHIPRL comes from the exons ATGTTACTTATGCCAATCACATACGGCAACAGACAAAATTCAGATGACCCACCGTGTATCTCTTTCCTAAATTCCACCATTAAAGTGGTTTCTTCTTTCCGTTATCTCGGGGTCATATGGGATAGTAAGCTTACTTTCACAGAACACTTCAGGCACGTCCGTCGGAAAAGTGATCTGCTCATGTACAAATTAAATACAGTGGCCAACAGATTCTTTTCCAGACATCACCATCTGCACAGACGCATCTACACAGGCGCATTCGAACCTTACGCCCTTTTTGG GCCCCTCATCAAAATTCTTAAAGCCTTTCGGACTACCAGCACACATGCACTACAAGTTCTTGCAGGCATTTTGCCTCTTCGCCTTAGAGCTAAAGAACTCTTTGCAAATTTCCTCATGAAAGTGCAAAAAATTCAAGTCAAATTTGATGACACTAACCTTGATCCTGAACTTTATGAACCTACTTTTAACCCATATGACCAACATCCTTGCGAGTGGTTTACATTCCCTTTCCAGAAAAATCCACCTTCAGGAGATGGAATAGAAATATTCACTGACGGATCTAAAATTGGCGACCGGGTGGGATCCGCCATTGCTTGCTATTACTTCG CCCTTGCTTCGCCTAAACGCAAAAGCGGGATGCTGAAGCAACTTGCCGACAAAATAAAATCAGTCAATTCCCACCGACGACTCTCCTTCCATTGGGTCAAAGCACACATCGGTGTGGAAGGCAACGAAGTAGCCGATAAACAAGCCAAATATGGTACTGAGAAAAATTCCATTGACTCACACGTCCCCAGGTCTCATGGCACCTTGAAGGCTGACATTCGGCGTTGCATTCTTGCAGAATGGCAAAATGAATGGGCCTATAGCTCAAAAGGTCCTCAGACACATAAATACTTTCCAAATGTCTCTACCAAAAGGAAATCCTTTCATCCCTTCCTGATTCTATTCCTCTCGGGTCATGGGAGATTTCCTTACTACTTCAACAAATTCGGTATCACCAACGATCCACTCTGTGACTGTGGCAAAGTTGGAACACCAGACCACTATATTTACGAGTGCATTCACACTCAATCActtagacaaaaaataaaaaatgctcaaGATAAAGATCATCTTATCAAAGATCCTCACAACTTGCATATTATCCACCAAATCATCGCGTGGATAAACAACCACATTCCTAGGCTCTAA